GGCGCCTACGCAGCGCTCAACGCCGGCCTCATCTTACGGGTGATCGCCGAGCCGTTGAACGCATGGCAGCCCGGTCGAGCGCTTGGCATCGCGCTGGTGATCTCCGCCGTTTTTCAGGTGATCGCAGTGTGGTTGCTGGTTATCGCGTTGTGGCCGAGGGTGCGCCGGCGCATCACGCCGGAGCCGCAGTCTCGTTCATCACAACGAGGAGGGGCATTGATGCCGCACGTATCAGTTGTCATGGTGCGCATGGCGCTGTTGTGGTGGGGCGTGGGCTTCACACTCGGCGGATTAACGCTCGCCAACAAGGGGCTGTCTTTCCACGCCGGCATATGGACGCTGCGCACCAGCCACATCTTCGTCTTGCTGGTCGGCTGGCTGGTGCAGTTCAGCGCTGGCGTCGCCGTCTGGATCATGCCGCGGCTCGTTCATCCGGGTGTCGTCACCGGCAGCGGCGACCGTGGCGATCTCCGGCTGGCGTGGTTGTGCTGCGTGGCGCTGAACGCCGGCGTAGCGCTCATGGCGTTGCATGCGCCGCTGGTCTGGCTTGGCGGGGGCGATGTGCCAGCGCTGCGATGGATGCCGGCGCTGGCCGGCGTGTTATGGCTGATTGCCATCGCTGCCTTCGTCGCCAATGTGTGGCCGCGGGTGCGGCCGGTGATCGAACCGCTGACGATGACGGTCAAGGAGTGAGACGCGATGCTGAGACAAAAGCTAGCCGCTGTGCTGACCTCTGGCGAGGCAGCCACTGCGCCAAGTAGGTTGCGCCTGGCGCGCATCGTGATTGCAGCGCTTGCAGTCGTTGCAGCTATGGTCGCGGCGTGGGGCGGTTTAGTGCGCATCGGTTGGCCCCTGCCGGTCTTTTCCATCTACCTTGGAGCAGCGCATGGCCCGCTGATGGTGTGCGGTGCGTTGATGACGGTGATTGGCTTGGAACGCGCGGTCGCGCTACAGCATCGCTGCGGGGAATGGCCCTTCATCGCCCCACTGTTGTCGGCGATAGGCGTTGCCGGCGTGATCGGTGGGCTGCCCGATGTGCTTGGTGCGCTGGTCTTCAGCGTGAGCAGCGGCGTCCTCCTTGGCGTTCATCTCGCGATGGTTCGCCTGCAGCCGGCGACGTTTGCGCGGGTCATGGCATCGGGCGCAGCGCTGCTGTTGATAGGCAACGCGCTTTGGCTGAGCGGATGGCCGCTCTACCGCATCGCGCCCTGGTGGATCGGCTTTCTGGTCCTGACGATCGCGGGCGAACGGCTGGAGCTGGGGCGCGTGCAAAAGCTGTCCGCGCTGTCGCAACAGGCATTTGCCGGCTCGGTGATCGGTGTGTGCGTCGGCATCGCCTGCACCATTGTTTCGCCCGACATTGGGACGCGCATCCTGGGCCTGGGGTTGCTTGCACTGGCAGCGTGGCTGTTGCGCTACGATGTCGCGCGCCGCACGGTCAGGATGAGCGGGTTGCCTCGATTCATCGGTGCATGCCTGCTGAGCGGATACCTCTGGCTAGGGGTGGGCGGGGGACTAGCGTTGATGTCCGGCGCCGTGCTCGGTGGGCCGCGATACGATGCCGTGCTGCATGCGATCTTCGTGGGCTTTGTCTTCGCAATGATCCTCGGCCATGCGCCGATCATCCTACCGGCGCTCCTGGGCGTCTCGGTTGCATCGCCGGCTTGGTTCTACGCGCCACTCGTGCTGTTGCATGCTTCTCTGGCAGTGCGCGTGTTGGGCGATTTGTTCGGGGAATTCGAGCTGCGACGCCAGGGTGGGTTATTGAACGCTGCTGCATTGCTGCTCTATGCGGCACTCATGATCTATGCGGTACGCCGGGCACAGGCAGATATGCCGCGGCAGCACGCTGGCAATGGAGGCAATAGATGAAGGTTTTCCATCTCCCTGAATCAGTGAAGTTCGATCAGCACCGGCCACACGCCGAGCCCTTGCACGTGGACAAGATGGGGCGTGTGCTGCTGTTTGGGTTACGGCCTGGGCAAACGGTGGCTGAGCACAGCGCACCGAGTTCGCCGGTCTATATCGTCGTGCTAAGCGGCAAGGGCATCTTTACCGGCGGCGATGGGATCGAACATGTCCTTGGCCCTGGGGCGATGCTAGTGATCAATCCGGACGAATCGCACGCGATCCGCGCCTTGGAAGACGCGCTGACGTTTGTAGCCATCTTGCACGGGTCGCCCTGGTCATGAGGCGCTGCCGGCTTAACACGCTTTTATCACAGCCGGCTAGAATGCCGTTCAGATGAACCCGTCGCCAGAACGGCTGATCACGACGGTGATGGAGCTGCGGCAACGCGCGCTGGCGCTCGAGCAACAGTATCAGGACGCCGTGAATCAGACTGCGCCGGGGTATCGCGAGAGCGCACGCAACCTGCTCCATTACCTCGCGCTGCGCCAGGTGGATGTGCGCGACTTGCAGGACGAGCTCACTGCACTCGGCCTCAGCTCGCTTGGCCGTTCCGAGGCGCATACGCTGCACACGTTGGATGCAGTGCTCATCGCGCTGCATCGCCTCGCTGGTCGCGAGCCGCAAATCGAGCCTGTTGCAGCAGTGGATTTCAAGCTGGGCCGCGCGCTGCTCCAGGAGCACACCCACCGCTTATTCGGCCCTGGGTCCGGCAAACGCGCTGTGCGCATCATGGTCACCATGCCCACCGAGGCGGCCGGCAACCCGGATCTGATCCGCCACCTGCTCGCCTCCGGCATGGACGTGATGCGCATCAACTGCGCGCACGATGACGCCGAGACCTGGCTAAAGATGATCGAGAATCTGCGTCGCGCCGAGCGCGAGCTGGGCCGGACGTGCAAAGTGTATGCCGATCTGGCCGGGCCGAAGCTGCGCACCGGCCTGCTCGCTACAGCCGCCCGGGTGATCAAACTCAGGCCGGAGCGTGACCTGAGAGGCTGCGTCTTGAAGCCGGCGCGCGCGTGGTTCACGCCGGAAAGAGAGGCGGCTGCATTTTGGGGAGACGCACCTACCGTGCCCCTGAGCGGCGACCTGCTCCCCCAGGCGCGCCGCGGCGACGTGATTGCGCTGACCGATACGCGCGGCAAATCTCGCGAGTTGAAGGTCGTCGCTAAAAACGGCGCGTCGTTGCTGGCCGAATGCGACAAGACCGTTTACCTCGAGACCGGCATGGTCGTGCGCCTGCTGCGCAAGAAGGTCTTCGTTGCCGAAGGGCGCATTGGCGAACTCCCCGCAGTGGCCGAGCCGATTCTGCTTCGCCCCGGCGACAAACTCATCGTGACCAATGACGACGCGCCGGGCAGCCCGGCAGTGTTGAACCCACAGGGCGAGGTCGTGCGTCCGGCACAGATCTCGTGCATGTTGGGGGAGTCGTTTGCAGCCATCAAGCCGGGGGA
The window above is part of the Candidatus Roseilinea sp. genome. Proteins encoded here:
- a CDS encoding pyruvate kinase: MNPSPERLITTVMELRQRALALEQQYQDAVNQTAPGYRESARNLLHYLALRQVDVRDLQDELTALGLSSLGRSEAHTLHTLDAVLIALHRLAGREPQIEPVAAVDFKLGRALLQEHTHRLFGPGSGKRAVRIMVTMPTEAAGNPDLIRHLLASGMDVMRINCAHDDAETWLKMIENLRRAERELGRTCKVYADLAGPKLRTGLLATAARVIKLRPERDLRGCVLKPARAWFTPEREAAAFWGDAPTVPLSGDLLPQARRGDVIALTDTRGKSRELKVVAKNGASLLAECDKTVYLETGMVVRLLRKKVFVAEGRIGELPAVAEPILLRPGDKLIVTNDDAPGSPAVLNPQGEVVRPAQISCMLGESFAAIKPGEHIWFDDGKICGRVLENGGARMLVEITHTNPAAGAKLGAEKGINLPGVKLNIPSLTPKDLDDLAVMASRVDMIGLSFVRNPEDVWALREEMNRLKVRDVGVILKIETRAAFENLPQLLLAGMQLPPVGVMVARGDLAVEVGFERLAEVQEEILWLCEAAHVPVIWATQVLESMAKFGSPSRAEVSDAVMSGRAECVMLNKGPYIVEAVRFLNGVLERMEAHQSKKRARLRRLSISRL